The window CTTTTGCAACACAGCAGCAACATTTTTAAAGTATGTGGAGTGTAGAGCTGTTGCAATTGCCTTCATAGTCACGTTTAATTGTGTTTGTGGCTTCCTCTGACATGGTGGGAACCACCAAATGCAATTTATACAATTGTGAATTGTGGGTAATATTATAATTGATTTTATATTCATGGTCCAGTATCCAGTCACGCAATCTAGTTCCGATTTCCGGCGACCGGCCTTCACAATCAACTATTCAGCTCTCCTCTTCTCGGCCATATCTTTTTCACGACTCTTCTTTCTCGATCTCTCCCTTATCTTCTTCTTCTACCACCACCATTTGACTTTCTCGATCCACCTCATCGTCTGTTTCGAATCTCTGCCAGCTGAAATCCCCAATTTTAGCTTTTAAATCCAAGTCCAACAACACACTGTTCGGCTTTACACCGCCGTTAATCACCGACGGGTCAGAATCTTCTTTTCCAGTCCAGTTTAATCTATTCCTGTAAATTAACCAAAAACAAGGGAAAAGATTAAACCGATTTAATTCAAGCATTTTTAACATATATAGCTGAAAAACAAAATATTCATGTACATATATCCAGCTTTCTCTTACCCAGATCCAGCTTTCTCTTCTTCACGGTGGCCATCACCATGTCGGCGACGCAAGCGCAGATGGTTGACATACATCGACCACCTTCATTGGATGATGGATTAATTGTTTATGATTAATTTAATTGAGTCATTAGACAATGATAAAGATAAATCCAATGAAGGTGGTCGATGAAAAAGGAAGAAAAAGGAAGAATGATTAATTTAATTGAGTCATTAGACAATGACAAAGATAAATCCAAATTTCAAAACCAGATCCAAATTTCAAAACCAAATCTGGAAAATTGAAGAGAGAAAAAGAGGGACTCAAATAATGTGTGGTGATATAACAGAATGTTCGGCAAAGCCTTGCACAGTTGCGCCCAATTACGACGAACAAGACTTTATTATCAATTGAATCATCACGGTCCCAATCTGCAAACTAGAAAACAAAACGAGAATGCAAAGTGAGAGAGAATCGAATAGAAGATTTCACAGGAGAGCAAAAAGGACTTGAAGAAGGGAAGAAGATGAGAGAAGGAAGAAGAGAGAGATCCAGCAGAGATAGTCTCTCTTTTGGCTTAGAAGATAGAGAAGAGAGATGAGAGTTAGAGTTCTTTACTTCTTTTCGATAGAAAAGATGAGAGATAGAGTTTTTTTTCGACAAGGAAGATGAGAGACAGAGTTGAAATGAATATTGAGGTCAACTTACCAATTAATGTTCAATATTTTTCCTTTAAAATAAACACCCACTCATCAATCAAATAATAAAATAATTAAACTTGATTAAAAGACTGGGACCCACTCATCAATATAGCCACTTTGTGTGTCTACCAAGGTGAAATGCCCATCGCTGCCCCAATTTGCACATTTTCTAAAAAACGTGGCAATACAAATGTGGTTGTTGCCTATATATGTTGTGGTGCCTTGAACACAATCATATCCGCCGCGGCCGCCACAGGGTATCACAAGATGCGGCAGGGCCTCGGCGCGTCGGCTAGGTCCGCCACCATGGGAGGCATTCTTATGGCCTTTATCAAAGGCAGCGTGATTTTGTATGACAAATTCTTGGCCGAGGAGCAACACCGGGTCTACAAATCGTGGGCTGAGAAGCAACGCCAGATTTGGTTTAGGAATGGCAAACATCCTGAGGCGAATGAGGTTCTGGAGAGCTTTGATGCGCCTCAACGCAAAGAGCCTGAGACCGCGGTGAGCAGCGGAAGCGAGACGGAGGTTCTGGAGAGTTTTGATGCGCATCTTCCCCAGGTGGGTGTATTAAGTAAGCCAGCTGCTGACTAGTTGTGGTTGAAGGTTAGCGCATTAGGGTTGGTGACTAATGATCTAAAAAAACGGTAGGCGCTAGTCGGGCGGGCAGCCGGCGCGTAGTGCCGAGAGGATAAATCGGACGCTTAAGGGGGTTTTGTATTTTCCATATNNNNNNNNNNNNNNNNNNNNNNNNNNNNNNNNNNNNNNNNNNNNNNNNNNNNNNNNNNNNNNNNNNNNNNNNNNNNNNNNNNNNNNNNNNNNNNNNNNNNNNNNNNNNNNNNNNNNNNNNNNNNNNNNNNNNNNNNNNNNNNNNNNNNNNNNNNNNNNNNNNNNNNNNNNNNNNNNNNNNNNNNNNNNNNNNNNNNNNNNNNNNNNNNNNNNNNNNNNNNNNNNNNNNNNNNNNNNNNNNNNNNNNNNNNNNNNNNNNNNNNNNNNNNNNNNNNNNNNNNNNNNNNNNNNNNNNNNNNNNNNNNNNNNNNNNNNNNNNNNNNNNNNNNNNNNNNNNNNNNNNNNNNNNNNNNNNNNNNNNAAACCTAATCGGGCCGCCCAACTGCACCGCCTAGGCGCCCAGTTGCCGCCCAACCCACCTAGGCAGCCGTTTTTCACGCTAGCGCCCAAATTAAACGATTAGTGGGAAA of the Fragaria vesca subsp. vesca linkage group LG6, FraVesHawaii_1.0, whole genome shotgun sequence genome contains:
- the LOC101301414 gene encoding mitochondrial import inner membrane translocase subunit TIM17-1-like — protein: MPIAAPICTFSKKRGNTNVVVAYICCGALNTIISAAAATGYHKMRQGLGASARSATMGGILMAFIKGSVILYDKFLAEEQHRVYKSWAEKQRQIWFRNGKHPEANEVLESFDAPQRKEPETAVSSGSETEVLESFDAHLPQVGVLSKPAAD